The Schistocerca nitens isolate TAMUIC-IGC-003100 chromosome 12, iqSchNite1.1, whole genome shotgun sequence genome has a window encoding:
- the LOC126214849 gene encoding huntingtin-interacting protein K, with amino-acid sequence MADEEVNGDVGADSDEVQQDKEKKKVAKYDSGAADLEKVTDYAEEKEICSADFSGAMTIIGDKRNKEKAEKMAKERELLKVSIKKEDVDLIVREMEISRTIAERTLREHHGNVVEALVALTD; translated from the exons ATGGCGGATGAGGAGGTTAATGGAGATGTCGGTGCGGATTCCGATGAAGTCCAACaggacaaagaaaagaaaaaagtagcGAAATATGACAGTGGTGCTGCAGACCTAGAGAAAGTAACCGATTATGCGGAAGAAAAGGAAATATGTTCAGCGGATTTCTCCGGG GCGATGACTATTATAGGAGACAAAAGAAATAAAGAGAAAGCAGAGAAAATGGCAAAAGAACGCGAGTTATTGAAAGTTTCGATAAAGAAAGAGGACGTAGATCTAATA GTACGAGAAATGGAAATATCGAGGACAATAGCGGAGCGAACTTTACGAGAACACCATGGCAATGTTGTGGAAGCACTTGTGGCTCTGACGGATTGA